From Burkholderia sp. WP9, a single genomic window includes:
- a CDS encoding DUF4148 domain-containing protein, whose product MMKLIQSLVVAAAFAIPAVSSFAQSEAPVSRAQVRADLAQLEQAGYQPGAGDQATYPVQIQAAEARVTAKNNAASGYGGVSGGSSSSGASLKPTANIATKSINSGH is encoded by the coding sequence ATCATGAAACTCATTCAATCACTCGTCGTCGCCGCTGCTTTTGCTATTCCGGCTGTATCGTCGTTCGCCCAGTCAGAGGCACCTGTTAGCCGTGCGCAAGTGCGTGCTGATTTGGCTCAACTTGAACAGGCGGGCTACCAGCCGGGTGCTGGCGACCAAGCAACTTATCCGGTGCAGATTCAAGCCGCCGAAGCACGTGTCACCGCGAAAAATAACGCCGCTTCGGGTTACGGTGGAGTCTCGGGCGGATCATCCTCATCAGGCGCCTCGCTTAAGCCAACCGCCAATATCGCTACGAAGTCGATCAATTCGGGTCACTAA
- a CDS encoding NAD-dependent succinate-semialdehyde dehydrogenase produces MSNHNAQPNTNAVNVATSRNPATNELIATYTFQSANEVERLLVDSAAAFRLWRATPMRERVAAYHRLSAILRERSDSLAALITAEMGKTIGAAHAEVEKCAATIEWIAENGPAIIADEPVSVDSDDEVHVSYLPIGTVLAVMPWNFPLWQVVRASGPIMLSGNGFLLKHAPNVMGSAYALQEAYEAAGFPKGLFANLNTDNETVARTIEDDRIAAVTLTGSMRAGSAVAATAGKALKKSLLELGGADAFVVLSDANIDLAVEAGIKARFQNAGQVCLAAKRFILEKPIAEEFTRKFVAAAKQVKAGDPLDPESTIGPMARHDLRDELHQQIERTIAAGATLLLGGKKIEGTGNFYEPTVLADVTPGMAAFDEETFGPVAAITVADNAEHAIELANTSDYGLGGSLWTNDIAQAQRIARRLETGGVFINGYPASNARIPVGGVKKSGYGRELSHFGLREFTNAQAVWAKVVA; encoded by the coding sequence ATGTCGAATCACAACGCTCAGCCAAACACTAACGCGGTCAACGTCGCGACCTCGCGTAACCCTGCGACCAACGAACTGATCGCAACCTATACATTCCAGTCTGCCAACGAAGTGGAGCGCCTGCTTGTTGATAGTGCTGCAGCTTTCCGCCTGTGGCGGGCGACGCCGATGCGAGAACGCGTCGCTGCCTATCATCGCCTGTCGGCGATCTTGCGGGAAAGATCAGATAGCCTGGCCGCTCTCATCACCGCCGAGATGGGCAAGACCATCGGCGCAGCGCACGCAGAGGTCGAAAAATGCGCCGCCACCATCGAGTGGATCGCAGAAAATGGCCCTGCGATCATCGCAGACGAACCGGTCTCAGTCGATAGCGATGACGAGGTCCATGTTTCGTATCTGCCCATCGGCACGGTTCTGGCCGTCATGCCATGGAACTTCCCTTTGTGGCAGGTGGTACGCGCCTCTGGTCCGATCATGTTGTCGGGTAACGGCTTTTTACTGAAGCATGCGCCCAACGTTATGGGTTCTGCTTATGCCCTGCAGGAGGCGTATGAAGCTGCCGGCTTTCCAAAAGGACTTTTCGCCAATCTGAATACCGACAACGAGACAGTAGCCCGCACGATCGAGGATGATCGGATCGCGGCGGTCACGCTGACAGGAAGTATGCGCGCGGGCTCGGCGGTGGCTGCCACAGCAGGAAAAGCACTCAAGAAGAGCCTGCTGGAGTTGGGCGGCGCTGACGCCTTCGTTGTCCTGTCCGATGCGAATATCGATCTGGCAGTGGAAGCGGGCATTAAAGCGCGATTCCAGAACGCCGGGCAGGTCTGTCTGGCCGCCAAGCGGTTTATTCTTGAAAAGCCCATCGCCGAAGAATTTACTCGCAAGTTCGTTGCTGCCGCAAAGCAAGTAAAGGCGGGGGACCCGCTTGATCCTGAGAGCACGATCGGGCCGATGGCGCGCCACGACTTGCGCGACGAACTACACCAGCAGATCGAACGTACCATTGCGGCCGGCGCGACCCTGCTGCTCGGTGGCAAGAAAATTGAGGGCACCGGCAACTTCTACGAACCAACGGTGCTAGCTGACGTCACCCCGGGCATGGCGGCATTCGACGAGGAAACATTCGGGCCGGTGGCAGCGATCACGGTGGCAGACAACGCAGAACACGCGATTGAGCTTGCCAATACCAGCGATTACGGACTGGGCGGCAGTCTCTGGACCAACGACATCGCACAAGCACAACGCATCGCACGTCGCCTGGAGACTGGTGGCGTATTCATCAACGGCTATCCCGCCTCGAATGCTCGCATTCCGGTCGGTGGGGTAAAAAAGAGTGGCTACGGGCGCGAACTGTCGCATTTCGGCTTACGCGAGTTCACCAACGCCCAGGCGGTCTGGGCCAAGGTCGTGGCCTGA
- a CDS encoding helix-turn-helix transcriptional regulator, with product MSALVRPNIFGIGTLRDMVKKTSPEQRRELGTFLSSRRARLQPKEFGLPEGPRRTPGLRREEVAVLAGVSVSWYTWLEQGRDIQPSADALRRISKILKLDRVESSHLFALSAREEPAVVTTGGVTEGLDRLVRAINPIPAYVRNTRLDILAWNDAIADLFVDYGSLQPHERNTLRLLFLYRPYRTLILDWEQMARGMISTFRASRAHAQDKVPFDDLINELSQQSAEFRDWWQDTDVKGFDEGSKRLRHPTSGHIDFTYVALTPEGRPDLSLVTYIPRHTAYDTQS from the coding sequence ATGTCGGCGCTTGTTCGGCCCAATATTTTCGGCATAGGAACATTGCGCGATATGGTCAAGAAAACCTCTCCCGAACAACGCCGTGAGCTAGGTACCTTCCTCTCCAGTCGACGGGCGCGTCTGCAGCCTAAGGAATTTGGTCTGCCTGAGGGCCCGCGGCGCACACCGGGCTTGCGGCGCGAAGAAGTCGCCGTGCTCGCAGGCGTCAGCGTCAGTTGGTACACCTGGCTCGAACAGGGACGCGACATCCAGCCCTCCGCAGACGCACTGCGGCGCATCTCGAAGATTCTCAAACTCGATCGGGTCGAATCCTCTCATCTCTTTGCGCTTTCGGCCCGTGAGGAACCGGCCGTCGTGACCACCGGCGGAGTTACCGAAGGTCTGGATAGGCTGGTTCGCGCGATCAACCCCATCCCTGCCTACGTGCGCAACACGCGATTAGACATACTCGCCTGGAATGATGCGATTGCGGACCTTTTCGTCGATTACGGCTCGCTGCAGCCGCACGAGCGCAATACGTTACGCCTGCTGTTTCTCTATCGCCCCTATCGCACGCTGATCCTCGATTGGGAGCAGATGGCGCGCGGCATGATCTCCACGTTCCGCGCCTCGCGCGCGCATGCGCAGGACAAAGTTCCGTTCGACGATCTGATTAATGAACTCTCGCAACAGAGCGCTGAGTTCCGTGACTGGTGGCAGGACACGGACGTGAAAGGTTTTGATGAGGGCAGCAAACGTCTGCGGCATCCGACTTCCGGACATATCGATTTCACGTATGTTGCGTTGACGCCGGAGGGTCGGCCCGACCTTTCGCTGGTGACGTATATCCCGCGCCATACTGCCTATGACACGCAGTCATAG